A window of the Nanoarchaeota archaeon genome harbors these coding sequences:
- a CDS encoding 4Fe-4S binding protein, protein MKSKTSVGCIILEPGNSGVTKTGSWRTFRPVVDKAKCTGCSICATFCPDGCIDIVEKKAIVNYDYCKGCMICKTECPFSAIKEEKEKK, encoded by the coding sequence ATGAAATCAAAAACTAGTGTCGGATGCATAATACTTGAGCCGGGAAATTCCGGAGTCACAAAAACAGGCAGCTGGCGCACCTTCAGGCCAGTGGTTGATAAGGCCAAATGCACAGGATGCTCGATATGCGCGACTTTCTGCCCTGACGGCTGCATAGACATTGTCGAGAAAAAGGCAATTGTCAATTACGACTACTGCAAGGGCTGCATGATTTGCAAGACCGAATGCCCGTTCAGCGCTATAAAAGAGGAAAAGGAGAAGAAATAA
- a CDS encoding A24 family peptidase, with amino-acid sequence MLYESALFLIALAGSAVGGWIDLKTTEIPDSVPLSMAAAGLIVHIVYALLTGVWTNVYYSIGVGILFLIFGYILYYTGQWGEADVLLLAAVGVVVPQPLSFFAKNMFMDFGLSFPAIFILNTFIVGGIYSLIYSLVLASGNKLIVPEFIKAIKSSKKRFLRIAALVFFISFLSMMLLSLAFTIQFSSELIFYDLAILIPAIVFIYFFYTFAQTIDTVAFKRKVKTSDLREGDVLSEDVAGLSSKLYIGLTAEQIEKVRKEKKEVWIKEGIRYGPTFFLALIATWLFGNVISLLVAVF; translated from the coding sequence ATGCTTTACGAATCCGCGCTTTTCTTAATCGCCCTTGCAGGCTCTGCAGTCGGCGGCTGGATTGACCTGAAAACAACAGAAATACCGGACAGCGTGCCTCTTTCAATGGCTGCAGCAGGGCTGATTGTTCATATTGTTTACGCGCTTTTGACCGGCGTCTGGACAAACGTTTATTATTCAATAGGTGTCGGAATTTTATTTCTTATATTCGGTTACATTCTTTACTACACAGGCCAATGGGGGGAAGCGGATGTCCTGCTTCTTGCAGCTGTTGGCGTTGTAGTTCCGCAGCCTCTGTCTTTTTTCGCAAAAAATATGTTTATGGATTTCGGTTTGTCATTTCCAGCCATATTCATCCTCAATACATTTATAGTGGGTGGTATCTATTCATTGATTTATTCTTTAGTTCTCGCATCTGGGAATAAGTTGATCGTTCCCGAATTCATTAAGGCCATAAAAAGCAGCAAGAAGCGTTTTTTAAGAATAGCTGCATTGGTCTTTTTTATTTCTTTTTTATCAATGATGTTGTTATCACTGGCATTCACAATACAGTTTTCATCAGAGCTCATATTCTATGACCTGGCCATATTGATTCCTGCGATAGTTTTCATTTATTTTTTCTATACGTTTGCCCAGACAATCGATACTGTTGCATTTAAGAGGAAAGTAAAGACATCGGATTTGAGAGAAGGAGACGTGCTCTCCGAAGATGTTGCAGGGCTATCAAGCAAGTTATATATAGGGCTTACAGCAGAGCAGATAGAAAAAGTCCGCAAAGAGAAAAAAGAGGTGTGGATAAAGGAAGGCATCAGATACGGCCCTACATTTTTTCTCGCATTGATTGCGACATGGCTTTTCGGAAACGTGATTTCATTGCTCGTGGCTGTCTTTTAA
- a CDS encoding UDP-N-acetylglucosamine--N-acetylmuramyl-(pentapeptide) pyrophosphoryl-undecaprenol N-acetylglucosamine transferase, with amino-acid sequence MAKRMKHKIYFSVCGEGYGHSSRDMAIAKALEDAGAQVLMGGYGYVLDRMKKSFKTVEIKREFEMTGNNGSFDMKATILKSSKPALGFSKIVAEEKKNMGVFGATCAVADGRSAAILAAFQIGIPCVVIANQTSLESFFMKDNPVMRIIGKNAEFSLSAGISIADVVLIPDFPPPDTVCLGTLGWMKHIKKKEIFTGPVVFSEFMKPGKGGAPDITRPFVLTILGGHAFRLPIFEGILEIAPKFPKVTFLIFTKFKSDKIPKNVVVREFADDISEYMRAAELIITQAGHSTAMEILALGKPALIIPDKGQAEQGSNAERMKALGVAETLDYSHLGAQNLFRKISMLLRGKKYKENAAKYSKIARKMNGAKKAAEIILEYSERVQKY; translated from the coding sequence ATGGCAAAGCGCATGAAGCACAAAATATATTTCTCGGTCTGCGGAGAGGGCTACGGGCACTCGAGCAGAGATATGGCAATTGCAAAAGCGTTGGAAGATGCAGGCGCGCAGGTTCTTATGGGCGGGTATGGTTACGTTCTCGACCGCATGAAAAAATCCTTTAAAACAGTTGAGATAAAGCGCGAGTTTGAAATGACCGGAAATAATGGCTCTTTTGACATGAAGGCAACCATACTAAAGAGCAGTAAGCCCGCTCTCGGATTTTCAAAAATAGTCGCTGAAGAAAAAAAGAATATGGGTGTCTTTGGAGCAACCTGCGCGGTTGCAGACGGCAGGAGCGCGGCAATTCTTGCGGCTTTTCAGATTGGCATTCCCTGCGTTGTCATCGCCAACCAGACAAGCCTTGAGTCGTTTTTCATGAAAGACAATCCGGTAATGCGCATTATCGGGAAAAATGCAGAGTTCTCGTTGAGCGCAGGAATCTCTATTGCTGATGTTGTGTTAATTCCCGATTTTCCGCCGCCAGATACTGTTTGTCTTGGGACGCTTGGCTGGATGAAGCACATAAAGAAAAAAGAGATATTTACCGGCCCTGTAGTTTTTTCGGAATTTATGAAGCCCGGAAAAGGCGGCGCGCCTGATATAACTCGCCCGTTTGTTCTGACAATTCTTGGCGGCCACGCATTCAGGCTTCCGATTTTTGAAGGCATTCTGGAGATTGCGCCAAAGTTTCCGAAAGTTACCTTTCTGATATTCACAAAATTCAAGAGCGACAAAATTCCAAAGAATGTTGTTGTGCGCGAGTTTGCCGACGATATTTCAGAGTATATGCGCGCAGCAGAGCTAATAATCACGCAGGCAGGCCACAGCACTGCGATGGAAATCCTGGCACTTGGAAAGCCGGCGCTGATAATTCCTGACAAAGGCCAGGCAGAGCAGGGAAGCAATGCGGAGCGCATGAAAGCGCTTGGCGTTGCAGAAACTTTGGATTATTCTCATCTTGGCGCGCAAAATCTTTTCCGGAAAATCAGCATGCTTTTGCGCGGGAAAAAATACAAAGAAAACGCGGCGAAGTATTCTAAAATCGCGCGAAAAATGAACGGCGCAAAAAAAGCAGCGGAAATAATTCTGGAGTATTCGGAAAGGGTGCAGAAGTATTGA
- a CDS encoding anaerobic ribonucleoside-triphosphate reductase activating protein encodes MQNESLLIKGFLPMSTIDYKGKVASTIFLQGCNFRCPFCHNPELVPLSFEGNLLKADDVISYLKENRDFVDAVCISGGEPTIHSGLPAFIMRLKKDGFFVKLQTNGTNPGMLKILIDGKLLDYISMDVKAPIEKYELLAGAKPDLEKIKKSVNLIMSSGVEYSFHTTVSPELNILDIKQIGTWLNGAKTYYLQQFRPEKTLNPEYEKKIPHTPEEIKRMADLVRANFGKIIIEGADIESFGNE; translated from the coding sequence ATGCAAAACGAAAGCCTTCTGATAAAAGGTTTCCTTCCGATGAGCACTATCGATTATAAGGGAAAAGTGGCTTCTACAATATTTTTACAGGGATGTAATTTCAGGTGCCCCTTCTGCCATAATCCCGAGTTAGTCCCTCTTTCTTTCGAAGGCAATCTTCTGAAAGCGGATGATGTCATTTCATACTTGAAAGAAAACAGGGATTTTGTGGATGCTGTCTGCATAAGCGGCGGCGAGCCGACAATACACAGCGGGCTTCCAGCATTTATTATGCGTCTAAAAAAGGACGGCTTTTTTGTAAAGCTTCAGACAAACGGAACAAATCCTGGAATGCTTAAGATTCTGATTGATGGCAAACTCCTTGATTACATTTCAATGGATGTAAAAGCGCCGATTGAGAAATACGAATTGTTAGCAGGCGCGAAGCCGGATTTAGAGAAGATAAAGAAAAGCGTAAATTTGATAATGTCAAGCGGCGTGGAGTACTCATTTCACACGACTGTAAGCCCTGAGCTTAATATATTGGATATAAAGCAGATTGGCACGTGGCTGAATGGTGCAAAAACATATTATCTGCAGCAATTCAGGCCTGAGAAAACCCTTAATCCGGAATATGAGAAAAAAATTCCGCATACGCCCGAAGAAATCAAAAGAATGGCTGATTTGGTGCGCGCAAATTTTGGAAAAATCATAATCGAAGGCGCAGATATTGAATCTTTCGGCAATGAATAA
- a CDS encoding aldolase, giving the protein MKIKQSDVAVPADVPKNKRAEYVKNYLAMTQGSGHLMLFAGDQKIEHLNGDMYGAGIHADDADPEHLFRIASKAKIGVFATQKGLIAKYGLDYKTVPYLVKLNSKTNLMKEDQKDPYSGSITDVSEVVELKKNSGLKILAVGYTIYLGSEYEDLMLKDASKIVYEAHKNGLLVVLWIYPRGKSVKDEKDAHLIAGATGVGACLGSDFVKVNYPKKEGADSKEIFREAVQAAGNRTHVVCAGGSSTDVYGFLKRLHDQLEVGAAGNATGRNIHQKSLKEAVAMCNAISALTIDNKTVDEAFAIYKKGC; this is encoded by the coding sequence ATGAAAATAAAACAAAGTGATGTTGCAGTGCCGGCAGACGTTCCGAAAAACAAAAGAGCAGAATATGTAAAAAATTACCTGGCCATGACTCAAGGGTCCGGACATTTAATGCTCTTTGCAGGCGACCAGAAAATAGAGCACCTTAATGGCGATATGTATGGCGCAGGAATACATGCGGATGACGCTGATCCCGAACACCTGTTTAGAATCGCAAGCAAGGCAAAAATCGGTGTTTTCGCAACTCAAAAAGGCCTGATAGCAAAATACGGCCTTGATTATAAAACGGTTCCATATCTTGTGAAACTCAATTCAAAAACAAATCTTATGAAAGAAGATCAAAAAGATCCTTACAGCGGAAGCATAACCGATGTTTCTGAAGTTGTTGAACTCAAGAAAAACTCAGGTCTAAAAATACTTGCCGTAGGATACACAATCTATCTTGGCAGCGAATATGAAGATCTGATGCTTAAAGATGCGTCAAAAATAGTGTATGAAGCGCATAAAAACGGTCTTCTAGTAGTTCTGTGGATATATCCGAGAGGAAAATCAGTAAAGGATGAAAAAGACGCGCACCTGATTGCAGGAGCAACAGGCGTCGGAGCTTGCCTTGGAAGCGACTTTGTCAAAGTTAACTATCCTAAAAAAGAAGGTGCTGACTCAAAGGAGATATTCAGGGAAGCAGTTCAGGCAGCCGGAAACAGAACGCATGTTGTTTGTGCAGGGGGCTCATCAACAGACGTATATGGCTTTTTGAAAAGGCTTCACGATCAGCTGGAAGTCGGCGCAGCAGGAAATGCAACCGGGAGAAACATACACCAGAAATCCTTAAAAGAGGCGGTTGCGATGTGCAATGCCATATCTGCATTAACAATTGACAACAAAACAGTTGATGAAGCTTTTGCAATATATAAAAAAGGGTGCTGA
- a CDS encoding type II toxin-antitoxin system HicB family antitoxin, with protein MEYTFPAVVVKEGKFFVATCPEPEVTSQGETIEEALDNLKEAIELYLEDEDAKIPNTCESPIVTTVRVDANEQNTCVIRA; from the coding sequence ATGGAATATACGTTTCCGGCAGTTGTGGTTAAGGAAGGCAAATTTTTTGTAGCGACCTGTCCTGAACCTGAAGTAACCAGCCAAGGCGAAACTATAGAAGAAGCGCTTGACAACTTGAAAGAAGCAATAGAACTATATCTGGAGGATGAAGACGCAAAAATACCAAACACTTGCGAAAGCCCTATAGTTACAACAGTGCGAGTAGATGCTAATGAGCAAAACACCTGTGTTATCCGGGCTTGA
- a CDS encoding type II toxin-antitoxin system HicA family toxin, with translation MSKTPVLSGLEVVKALRNAGFEIVGRKGSHVRMKRKSENKSSIALVPQHKELAIGTLKSILKQANMNIEELMELL, from the coding sequence ATGAGCAAAACACCTGTGTTATCCGGGCTTGAAGTTGTAAAGGCTTTAAGAAACGCGGGTTTTGAAATTGTCGGAAGAAAGGGAAGCCATGTAAGGATGAAAAGAAAAAGCGAAAATAAATCTTCAATAGCGCTTGTGCCGCAACACAAAGAACTTGCAATCGGCACTTTAAAATCCATTCTAAAGCAGGCAAATATGAATATTGAAGAACTTATGGAATTGCTATGA
- a CDS encoding fructose-1,6-bisphosphatase — protein sequence MTTLRQYLDTTSSPKDLKDLIVLIAKQAPAIRDAFVTNQKYADTKNMYGETQMELDKWSDAHLINILKKSKLVKEIASEEQPEVVKIPSAKSNYGVTLDPLDGSSLIQVNLAVGTIVGIFDNGKVIQKGRNLRAAMYILYGPLTVLTLTVKSGVHMFVLNNKKEYVMTEKDIKMPEGNIYGVGSLKKDWMPKHAKFITAIENDGYKLRYSGSFVADFHQILKYGGIFSYPAFKGHENGKLRILFEANPLGFIATQAGGEISNGKISILDITPEHLDQRTPLYVGSKGVIKRMEDMMK from the coding sequence ATTACAACATTAAGGCAATATCTTGATACAACCAGCAGTCCAAAAGACTTAAAAGACTTAATTGTGCTAATTGCAAAACAAGCGCCAGCAATAAGGGACGCGTTCGTAACCAACCAAAAGTATGCAGATACCAAAAACATGTACGGCGAAACCCAGATGGAGCTTGACAAATGGTCTGATGCGCACCTCATAAACATTCTAAAAAAATCAAAACTGGTAAAGGAAATCGCATCAGAAGAGCAGCCCGAAGTCGTAAAAATCCCTTCTGCGAAATCAAATTACGGCGTAACGCTTGATCCTTTGGACGGCTCGTCATTGATACAGGTAAACCTTGCTGTCGGCACAATTGTCGGCATATTTGACAACGGCAAAGTCATCCAAAAGGGGCGCAACCTGAGAGCCGCAATGTACATACTCTACGGACCACTTACGGTTCTTACACTCACTGTAAAATCAGGAGTCCATATGTTTGTCCTAAACAACAAAAAAGAATATGTAATGACTGAAAAAGACATAAAGATGCCCGAAGGCAATATCTATGGCGTAGGCAGCCTGAAAAAAGACTGGATGCCAAAACATGCAAAATTCATAACCGCGATAGAAAACGACGGCTATAAGCTCCGCTATTCGGGCTCATTTGTTGCGGATTTTCACCAGATACTAAAATACGGCGGAATATTCTCATACCCTGCATTTAAAGGCCATGAAAACGGCAAGCTAAGAATATTATTTGAGGCAAATCCTCTGGGCTTTATTGCAACCCAGGCAGGCGGTGAAATAAGCAATGGAAAAATCAGCATACTTGACATAACTCCTGAACATCTGGATCAAAGAACCCCGCTATATGTTGGAAGCAAGGGTGTGATAAAAAGAATGGAAGACATGATGAAATAG
- a CDS encoding HAD-IIA family hydrolase: MTSIYFNYKNVKTFIFDLDGTVWNWNSLFPNMAETIKKLKARNRKVFYVSDNNILSRKGLAERLTQMGIPTKTEEIVTAPYAAARYFKEKRIKNVYAIGEKGLMDELSNFNITVSDKSDIVLTSIDRGFTFWKLKTACDLIREGSKLYSTGLSTYWRVNGDILPAELPIQKAIEAVTGETATILGKPSDHLKKVVLEEFFLYPEDTLFIGDDIKTDMPFAHKCSFRSAIVTHGLTTHKMALEARGEEKPDAIINDIKELANLI, translated from the coding sequence GTGACATCTATCTACTTCAACTATAAAAATGTCAAGACATTCATATTTGATTTAGACGGGACTGTGTGGAATTGGAACAGCCTGTTTCCAAACATGGCTGAGACAATAAAGAAGCTGAAAGCAAGAAACCGAAAAGTATTCTATGTTTCTGACAACAACATACTTTCGCGAAAAGGCCTTGCAGAGCGCCTGACGCAGATGGGCATACCTACCAAGACTGAGGAAATAGTGACTGCTCCATATGCTGCTGCGCGCTATTTCAAGGAGAAGAGAATAAAAAACGTGTATGCAATTGGCGAAAAGGGCTTGATGGATGAGCTTAGCAATTTTAATATTACTGTATCCGACAAATCGGATATTGTTCTTACATCAATTGATCGCGGTTTTACTTTTTGGAAACTAAAGACTGCCTGCGACCTTATTAGAGAGGGATCAAAGCTTTATTCAACAGGCTTATCAACGTATTGGCGCGTCAATGGCGATATACTTCCGGCAGAGCTGCCGATACAGAAAGCCATAGAAGCAGTTACCGGCGAAACAGCAACAATCCTTGGCAAGCCGTCAGACCATCTGAAAAAAGTAGTTCTTGAAGAGTTTTTCCTTTACCCCGAAGACACGCTTTTTATCGGCGACGACATAAAGACAGACATGCCGTTTGCGCATAAATGCAGCTTTCGGAGCGCGATAGTGACGCACGGCCTGACAACGCATAAGATGGCGCTTGAAGCGCGCGGCGAGGAAAAGCCGGATGCAATAATCAACGACATAAAGGAGCTTGCGAATTTGATTTGA
- a CDS encoding mechanosensitive ion channel family protein: MLKKIIVLFSMIVLSALAWFANLTYPNENLVKLFYSFATITLIYSIFNISLEFVIDKNVKESRTRFSSRKATSIVSLLIILAVLIGIWIKDPQSLLVAYGLIGAGLAISLQDFFKNFVGGIMIITNKIYKIGDRIEINSKFGDVMDIGVMYTTLLEIKEWVGGDQATGRLTIIPNSTVLSNPVNNYTKDHNFIWDEITVPITYDSDWKTAHKNILELVAEETKQITEQANREILKLEEKYYLEKRPTEPAIFIKLTDNWISFNIRYISETRNRRILHNKLSHLILEMIEKNKKIKIASETIDIVGFPKK; this comes from the coding sequence ATGCTAAAGAAGATAATCGTTCTGTTCTCAATGATTGTACTTTCTGCTTTAGCATGGTTTGCAAACTTAACTTATCCAAATGAAAACTTGGTGAAACTATTTTACAGTTTTGCAACAATAACTTTAATTTATTCTATTTTCAACATATCTTTGGAATTTGTTATTGACAAAAATGTCAAAGAATCAAGGACCCGGTTTTCTTCCAGAAAGGCAACCTCAATAGTTTCTTTATTGATTATTTTGGCCGTTCTCATAGGCATCTGGATAAAAGACCCTCAGTCTCTTTTAGTGGCTTACGGCCTTATCGGCGCAGGGCTCGCAATATCGCTGCAGGATTTTTTCAAGAATTTTGTGGGCGGCATAATGATAATTACAAATAAGATTTACAAGATAGGCGACAGAATAGAAATTAATTCAAAATTCGGAGATGTTATGGATATCGGCGTAATGTACACAACTCTGCTTGAGATAAAGGAGTGGGTTGGCGGAGATCAGGCAACGGGACGCTTGACGATAATTCCAAACAGCACGGTTTTATCCAATCCAGTCAATAACTACACAAAAGACCATAATTTTATATGGGACGAAATAACTGTGCCCATAACTTATGATAGCGACTGGAAAACTGCGCATAAAAACATCTTAGAACTTGTGGCCGAAGAAACAAAGCAAATAACTGAACAGGCAAACAGAGAAATTTTAAAGCTGGAAGAAAAATATTACCTGGAAAAAAGGCCTACAGAACCCGCAATATTCATTAAATTAACGGACAACTGGATAAGCTTCAACATACGCTATATTTCTGAGACAAGAAATCGGCGAATTCTGCATAACAAGCTTTCGCATCTTATTTTGGAAATGATAGAGAAAAACAAAAAAATCAAGATTGCCTCAGAGACCATAGACATAGTCGGCTTCCCGAAAAAATGA